A single region of the Oryzias latipes chromosome 19, ASM223467v1 genome encodes:
- the LOC101162790 gene encoding actin-binding LIM protein 1 isoform X6 → MNRPSLLNLNNLGKICGSSQSNDMVVLDRVKRKNSVRRMSIIEDGELAEVLYLIPKQSMMEQLPFINPEDYILCEKLAGIPAELSVLHIQDGSQPRPMAEKQGVHCLRCRGSCKGEVLRVQSSYFHIRCFTCKVCGCDLAQSGFFMKTGECLCPLDYQRLHGTLCNNCGEFVEGEMVTVLGKTYHPACFVCSICKQPFPAGDCVTFRGKDCLCQRCVEPVSPPNQITYPSYCAGCGRDIKNGQALLALGGQWHIGCFKCTTCRKGLSGEYISKDGAPYCERDYHSQFGVQCEACQKFITGKVLEAGDRNFHPSCARCSRCGDVFTEGEEMFLLGSTIWHPHCKDGCRNDVFRASRPKTPLLDFFFPPRELKVFIPNRSSSESSCSRPGSCTPGSPGRTICAKVDNEVIDYRDLAAIPRVKAIFDIEHPDMISYKSVNNRSDTFDKKETKQDRQSPAESRESISKTAEERFEARTGKGNGSFGGQTPHFHHSYTPTLSRSPQHFHRPADEGFDMYKRPPIYKQQDPSPSVSQTNSLPRYSHNFLSLPQSADFFSRNTEIFSFKLPHDELIPLTQMERGMSMPNLMDPKVYPYEMLTVANRGRVKLPKDVDRTRLELHLSPDSFFEIFGMNIQEFDRLPLWKRNDMKKKANLF, encoded by the exons ATGAACAGGCCGTCTCTTCTGAACCTCAACAACTTGGGGAAGATCTGTGGATCCAGCCAAAGCAATGACATGGTGGTTTTGGACCGGGTGAAGAGGAAGAACTCTGTGAGACGCATGTCCATCATTGAAGATGGGGAGCTTGCGGAGGTTCTTTACCTGATTCCGAAGCAGTCCATGATGGAGCAGCTGCCCTTCATCAATCCAGAAGACTACATCCTGTGTGAAAAGCTGGCAGGAATTCCTGCAGAGCTGTCAG TTCTGCACATTCAGGATGGCAGTCAGCCCCGTCCCATGGCAGAAAAACAGGGTGTCCACTGTCTCAGATGCAGGGGTTCatgcaaaggagaagtgctgaGAGTCCAGAGCAGCTACTTCCACATCAGGTGTTTCACATGCAAAG TGTGTGGCTGTGACTTGGCCCAAAGTGGCTTCTTCATGAAGACCGGGGAGTGCCTCTGCCCTCTGGACTACCAGCGGCTTCATGGCACGCTGTGCAATAACTGCGGAGAATTTGTGGAGGGCGAGATGGTCACTGTCTTAGGAAAAACCTATCACCCAGCATGctttgtgtgcagcatttgcaa GCAGCCTTTTCCAGCCGGAGACTGCGTCACCTTCAGGGGAAAAGACTGCCTCTGTCAGCGCTGCGTTGAACCTGTATCTCCTCCAAATCAAATCACCTACCCCAGCT ACTGTGCAGGCTGTGGCAGAGACATCAAGAATGGCCAGGCTCTGTTAGCTCTGGGGGGTCAATGGCATATTGGCTGCTTCAAGTGTACAACCTGCAGGAAGGGACTGAGTGGGGAATACATCAGCAA AGATGGTGCTCCATACTGCGAGAGAGACTACCACTCTCAGTTTGGGGTGCAGTGTGAAGCATGCCAGAAGTTCATaacaggaaaagtccttgaG GCCGGGGACAGAAACTTTCACCCCAGCTGTGCAAGATGCAGCCGATGTGGTGACGTTTTCACGGAGGGAGAAGAAATGTTTCTATTAG GATCAACTATTTGGCACCCGCATTGCAAGGACGGCTGCAGAAATGACGTTTTTCGG GCCAGCAGACCAAAAACACCCTTGCTAGATTTCTTTTTCCCTCCTCGTGAACTGAAGGTTTTTATT CCCAACAGGTCTTCCTCTGAAAGCTCCTGCTCCAGGCCGGGTTCGTGCACTCCAGGAAGTCCAGGTCGAACCATCTGC GCCAAAGTAGACAATGAGGTCATTGATTACAGAGACTTAGCAGCAATTCCCAGAGTCAAGGCTATATTTGATATAGAGCATCCTGATATGATATCTTATAAGTCAGTGAACAACAGATCCGATACTTTCGACAAAAAGGAAACGAAACAGGACAGACAAAGCCCTGCAGAG TCTCGGGAAAGCATCTCTAAAACAGCAGAG GAGCGCTTTGAAGCGAGAACAGGGAAAGGGAATGGATCTTTTGGAGGTCAGACGCCCCACTTTCACCACAGCTACACTCCCACTCTTTCCAGATCACCACAGCACTTCCACCGACCAG cagATGAAGGCTTCGATATGTACAAAAGACCTCCAATTTATAAGCAACAAG ATCCAAGTCCATCTGTTTCTCAAACAAACTCCTTGCCAAGATACAGTCACAACTTCCTAAGTCTG CCTCAATCAGCTGATTTCTTCAGCCGCAACACTGAAATATTCA GCTTCAAG CTTCCCCATGATGAATTGATTCCATTAACACAAATGGAGAGAGGAATGTCTATGCCTAATTTGATGGATCCAAAA GTGTACCCTTATGAAATGCTCACTGTTGCAAATCGAGGGAGAGTAAAGCTTCCCAAAGATGTTGACAGGACAAGACTCGAG CTTCATCTCTCTCCAGATTCCTTCTTTGAAATCTTTGGAATGAACATCCAGGAATTTGACAGGCTTCCGCTTTGGAAACGAAATGACatgaaaaagaaagcaaacCTCTTCTGA
- the LOC101162790 gene encoding actin-binding LIM protein 1 isoform X5, translating into MNRPSLLNLNNLGKICGSSQSNDMVVLDRVKRKNSVRRMSIIEDGELAEVLYLIPKQSMMEQLPFINPEDYILCEKLAGIPAELSVLHIQDGSQPRPMAEKQGVHCLRCRGSCKGEVLRVQSSYFHIRCFTCKVCGCDLAQSGFFMKTGECLCPLDYQRLHGTLCNNCGEFVEGEMVTVLGKTYHPACFVCSICKQPFPAGDCVTFRGKDCLCQRCVEPVSPPNQITYPSYCAGCGRDIKNGQALLALGGQWHIGCFKCTTCRKGLSGEYISKDGAPYCERDYHSQFGVQCEACQKFITGKVLEAGDRNFHPSCARCSRCGDVFTEGEEMFLLGSTIWHPHCKDGCRNDVFRASRPKTPLLDFFFPPRELKVFIPNRSSSESSCSRPGSCTPGSPGRTICAKVDNEVIDYRDLAAIPRVKAIFDIEHPDMISYKSVNNRSDTFDKKETKQDRQSPAESRESISKTAEERFEARTGKGNGSFGGQTPHFHHSYTPTLSRSPQHFHRPVLSPPLLRGQNSPTPPLGHHFPSKTTADEGFDMYKRPPIYKQQDPSPSVSQTNSLPRYSHNFLSLPQSADFFSRNTEIFSFKVYPYEMLTVANRGRVKLPKDVDRTRLELHLSPDSFFEIFGMNIQEFDRLPLWKRNDMKKKANLF; encoded by the exons ATGAACAGGCCGTCTCTTCTGAACCTCAACAACTTGGGGAAGATCTGTGGATCCAGCCAAAGCAATGACATGGTGGTTTTGGACCGGGTGAAGAGGAAGAACTCTGTGAGACGCATGTCCATCATTGAAGATGGGGAGCTTGCGGAGGTTCTTTACCTGATTCCGAAGCAGTCCATGATGGAGCAGCTGCCCTTCATCAATCCAGAAGACTACATCCTGTGTGAAAAGCTGGCAGGAATTCCTGCAGAGCTGTCAG TTCTGCACATTCAGGATGGCAGTCAGCCCCGTCCCATGGCAGAAAAACAGGGTGTCCACTGTCTCAGATGCAGGGGTTCatgcaaaggagaagtgctgaGAGTCCAGAGCAGCTACTTCCACATCAGGTGTTTCACATGCAAAG TGTGTGGCTGTGACTTGGCCCAAAGTGGCTTCTTCATGAAGACCGGGGAGTGCCTCTGCCCTCTGGACTACCAGCGGCTTCATGGCACGCTGTGCAATAACTGCGGAGAATTTGTGGAGGGCGAGATGGTCACTGTCTTAGGAAAAACCTATCACCCAGCATGctttgtgtgcagcatttgcaa GCAGCCTTTTCCAGCCGGAGACTGCGTCACCTTCAGGGGAAAAGACTGCCTCTGTCAGCGCTGCGTTGAACCTGTATCTCCTCCAAATCAAATCACCTACCCCAGCT ACTGTGCAGGCTGTGGCAGAGACATCAAGAATGGCCAGGCTCTGTTAGCTCTGGGGGGTCAATGGCATATTGGCTGCTTCAAGTGTACAACCTGCAGGAAGGGACTGAGTGGGGAATACATCAGCAA AGATGGTGCTCCATACTGCGAGAGAGACTACCACTCTCAGTTTGGGGTGCAGTGTGAAGCATGCCAGAAGTTCATaacaggaaaagtccttgaG GCCGGGGACAGAAACTTTCACCCCAGCTGTGCAAGATGCAGCCGATGTGGTGACGTTTTCACGGAGGGAGAAGAAATGTTTCTATTAG GATCAACTATTTGGCACCCGCATTGCAAGGACGGCTGCAGAAATGACGTTTTTCGG GCCAGCAGACCAAAAACACCCTTGCTAGATTTCTTTTTCCCTCCTCGTGAACTGAAGGTTTTTATT CCCAACAGGTCTTCCTCTGAAAGCTCCTGCTCCAGGCCGGGTTCGTGCACTCCAGGAAGTCCAGGTCGAACCATCTGC GCCAAAGTAGACAATGAGGTCATTGATTACAGAGACTTAGCAGCAATTCCCAGAGTCAAGGCTATATTTGATATAGAGCATCCTGATATGATATCTTATAAGTCAGTGAACAACAGATCCGATACTTTCGACAAAAAGGAAACGAAACAGGACAGACAAAGCCCTGCAGAG TCTCGGGAAAGCATCTCTAAAACAGCAGAG GAGCGCTTTGAAGCGAGAACAGGGAAAGGGAATGGATCTTTTGGAGGTCAGACGCCCCACTTTCACCACAGCTACACTCCCACTCTTTCCAGATCACCACAGCACTTCCACCGACCAG TGCTTTCTCCTCCTTTACTCCGGGGACAAAACTCCCCAACTCCTCCTTTAGGTCACCACTTTCCCTCTAAAACTACAG cagATGAAGGCTTCGATATGTACAAAAGACCTCCAATTTATAAGCAACAAG ATCCAAGTCCATCTGTTTCTCAAACAAACTCCTTGCCAAGATACAGTCACAACTTCCTAAGTCTG CCTCAATCAGCTGATTTCTTCAGCCGCAACACTGAAATATTCA GCTTCAAG GTGTACCCTTATGAAATGCTCACTGTTGCAAATCGAGGGAGAGTAAAGCTTCCCAAAGATGTTGACAGGACAAGACTCGAG CTTCATCTCTCTCCAGATTCCTTCTTTGAAATCTTTGGAATGAACATCCAGGAATTTGACAGGCTTCCGCTTTGGAAACGAAATGACatgaaaaagaaagcaaacCTCTTCTGA
- the LOC101162790 gene encoding actin-binding LIM protein 1 isoform X3 has translation MNRPSLLNLNNLGKICGSSQSNDMVVLDRVKRKNSVRRMSIIEDGELAEVLYLIPKQSMMEQLPFINPEDYILCEKLAGIPAELSVLHIQDGSQPRPMAEKQGVHCLRCRGSCKGEVLRVQSSYFHIRCFTCKVCGCDLAQSGFFMKTGECLCPLDYQRLHGTLCNNCGEFVEGEMVTVLGKTYHPACFVCSICKQPFPAGDCVTFRGKDCLCQRCVEPVSPPNQITYPSYCAGCGRDIKNGQALLALGGQWHIGCFKCTTCRKGLSGEYISKDGAPYCERDYHSQFGVQCEACQKFITGKVLEAGDRNFHPSCARCSRCGDVFTEGEEMFLLGSTIWHPHCKDGCRNDVFRASRPKTPLLDFFFPPRELKPNRSSSESSCSRPGSCTPGSPGRTICAKVDNEVIDYRDLAAIPRVKAIFDIEHPDMISYKSVNNRSDTFDKKETKQDRQSPAESRESISKTAEERFEARTGKGNGSFGGQTPHFHHSYTPTLSRSPQHFHRPVLSPPLLRGQNSPTPPLGHHFPSKTTADEGFDMYKRPPIYKQQDPSPSVSQTNSLPRYSHNFLSLPQSADFFSRNTEIFSFKLPHDELIPLTQMERGMSMPNLMDPKVYPYEMLTVANRGRVKLPKDVDRTRLELHLSPDSFFEIFGMNIQEFDRLPLWKRNDMKKKANLF, from the exons ATGAACAGGCCGTCTCTTCTGAACCTCAACAACTTGGGGAAGATCTGTGGATCCAGCCAAAGCAATGACATGGTGGTTTTGGACCGGGTGAAGAGGAAGAACTCTGTGAGACGCATGTCCATCATTGAAGATGGGGAGCTTGCGGAGGTTCTTTACCTGATTCCGAAGCAGTCCATGATGGAGCAGCTGCCCTTCATCAATCCAGAAGACTACATCCTGTGTGAAAAGCTGGCAGGAATTCCTGCAGAGCTGTCAG TTCTGCACATTCAGGATGGCAGTCAGCCCCGTCCCATGGCAGAAAAACAGGGTGTCCACTGTCTCAGATGCAGGGGTTCatgcaaaggagaagtgctgaGAGTCCAGAGCAGCTACTTCCACATCAGGTGTTTCACATGCAAAG TGTGTGGCTGTGACTTGGCCCAAAGTGGCTTCTTCATGAAGACCGGGGAGTGCCTCTGCCCTCTGGACTACCAGCGGCTTCATGGCACGCTGTGCAATAACTGCGGAGAATTTGTGGAGGGCGAGATGGTCACTGTCTTAGGAAAAACCTATCACCCAGCATGctttgtgtgcagcatttgcaa GCAGCCTTTTCCAGCCGGAGACTGCGTCACCTTCAGGGGAAAAGACTGCCTCTGTCAGCGCTGCGTTGAACCTGTATCTCCTCCAAATCAAATCACCTACCCCAGCT ACTGTGCAGGCTGTGGCAGAGACATCAAGAATGGCCAGGCTCTGTTAGCTCTGGGGGGTCAATGGCATATTGGCTGCTTCAAGTGTACAACCTGCAGGAAGGGACTGAGTGGGGAATACATCAGCAA AGATGGTGCTCCATACTGCGAGAGAGACTACCACTCTCAGTTTGGGGTGCAGTGTGAAGCATGCCAGAAGTTCATaacaggaaaagtccttgaG GCCGGGGACAGAAACTTTCACCCCAGCTGTGCAAGATGCAGCCGATGTGGTGACGTTTTCACGGAGGGAGAAGAAATGTTTCTATTAG GATCAACTATTTGGCACCCGCATTGCAAGGACGGCTGCAGAAATGACGTTTTTCGG GCCAGCAGACCAAAAACACCCTTGCTAGATTTCTTTTTCCCTCCTCGTGAACTGAAG CCCAACAGGTCTTCCTCTGAAAGCTCCTGCTCCAGGCCGGGTTCGTGCACTCCAGGAAGTCCAGGTCGAACCATCTGC GCCAAAGTAGACAATGAGGTCATTGATTACAGAGACTTAGCAGCAATTCCCAGAGTCAAGGCTATATTTGATATAGAGCATCCTGATATGATATCTTATAAGTCAGTGAACAACAGATCCGATACTTTCGACAAAAAGGAAACGAAACAGGACAGACAAAGCCCTGCAGAG TCTCGGGAAAGCATCTCTAAAACAGCAGAG GAGCGCTTTGAAGCGAGAACAGGGAAAGGGAATGGATCTTTTGGAGGTCAGACGCCCCACTTTCACCACAGCTACACTCCCACTCTTTCCAGATCACCACAGCACTTCCACCGACCAG TGCTTTCTCCTCCTTTACTCCGGGGACAAAACTCCCCAACTCCTCCTTTAGGTCACCACTTTCCCTCTAAAACTACAG cagATGAAGGCTTCGATATGTACAAAAGACCTCCAATTTATAAGCAACAAG ATCCAAGTCCATCTGTTTCTCAAACAAACTCCTTGCCAAGATACAGTCACAACTTCCTAAGTCTG CCTCAATCAGCTGATTTCTTCAGCCGCAACACTGAAATATTCA GCTTCAAG CTTCCCCATGATGAATTGATTCCATTAACACAAATGGAGAGAGGAATGTCTATGCCTAATTTGATGGATCCAAAA GTGTACCCTTATGAAATGCTCACTGTTGCAAATCGAGGGAGAGTAAAGCTTCCCAAAGATGTTGACAGGACAAGACTCGAG CTTCATCTCTCTCCAGATTCCTTCTTTGAAATCTTTGGAATGAACATCCAGGAATTTGACAGGCTTCCGCTTTGGAAACGAAATGACatgaaaaagaaagcaaacCTCTTCTGA
- the LOC101162790 gene encoding actin-binding LIM protein 1 isoform X1: MNRPSLLNLNNLGKICGSSQSNDMVVLDRVKRKNSVRRMSIIEDGELAEVLYLIPKQSMMEQLPFINPEDYILCEKLAGIPAELSVLHIQDGSQPRPMAEKQGVHCLRCRGSCKGEVLRVQSSYFHIRCFTCKVCGCDLAQSGFFMKTGECLCPLDYQRLHGTLCNNCGEFVEGEMVTVLGKTYHPACFVCSICKQPFPAGDCVTFRGKDCLCQRCVEPVSPPNQITYPSYCAGCGRDIKNGQALLALGGQWHIGCFKCTTCRKGLSGEYISKDGAPYCERDYHSQFGVQCEACQKFITGKVLEAGDRNFHPSCARCSRCGDVFTEGEEMFLLGSTIWHPHCKDGCRNDVFRASRPKTPLLDFFFPPRELKVFIPNRSSSESSCSRPGSCTPGSPGRTICAKVDNEVIDYRDLAAIPRVKAIFDIEHPDMISYKSVNNRSDTFDKKETKQDRQSPAESRESISKTAEERFEARTGKGNGSFGGQTPHFHHSYTPTLSRSPQHFHRPVLSPPLLRGQNSPTPPLGHHFPSKTTADEGFDMYKRPPIYKQQDPSPSVSQTNSLPRYSHNFLSLPQSADFFSRNTEIFSFKLPHDELIPLTQMERGMSMPNLMDPKVYPYEMLTVANRGRVKLPKDVDRTRLELHLSPDSFFEIFGMNIQEFDRLPLWKRNDMKKKANLF; the protein is encoded by the exons ATGAACAGGCCGTCTCTTCTGAACCTCAACAACTTGGGGAAGATCTGTGGATCCAGCCAAAGCAATGACATGGTGGTTTTGGACCGGGTGAAGAGGAAGAACTCTGTGAGACGCATGTCCATCATTGAAGATGGGGAGCTTGCGGAGGTTCTTTACCTGATTCCGAAGCAGTCCATGATGGAGCAGCTGCCCTTCATCAATCCAGAAGACTACATCCTGTGTGAAAAGCTGGCAGGAATTCCTGCAGAGCTGTCAG TTCTGCACATTCAGGATGGCAGTCAGCCCCGTCCCATGGCAGAAAAACAGGGTGTCCACTGTCTCAGATGCAGGGGTTCatgcaaaggagaagtgctgaGAGTCCAGAGCAGCTACTTCCACATCAGGTGTTTCACATGCAAAG TGTGTGGCTGTGACTTGGCCCAAAGTGGCTTCTTCATGAAGACCGGGGAGTGCCTCTGCCCTCTGGACTACCAGCGGCTTCATGGCACGCTGTGCAATAACTGCGGAGAATTTGTGGAGGGCGAGATGGTCACTGTCTTAGGAAAAACCTATCACCCAGCATGctttgtgtgcagcatttgcaa GCAGCCTTTTCCAGCCGGAGACTGCGTCACCTTCAGGGGAAAAGACTGCCTCTGTCAGCGCTGCGTTGAACCTGTATCTCCTCCAAATCAAATCACCTACCCCAGCT ACTGTGCAGGCTGTGGCAGAGACATCAAGAATGGCCAGGCTCTGTTAGCTCTGGGGGGTCAATGGCATATTGGCTGCTTCAAGTGTACAACCTGCAGGAAGGGACTGAGTGGGGAATACATCAGCAA AGATGGTGCTCCATACTGCGAGAGAGACTACCACTCTCAGTTTGGGGTGCAGTGTGAAGCATGCCAGAAGTTCATaacaggaaaagtccttgaG GCCGGGGACAGAAACTTTCACCCCAGCTGTGCAAGATGCAGCCGATGTGGTGACGTTTTCACGGAGGGAGAAGAAATGTTTCTATTAG GATCAACTATTTGGCACCCGCATTGCAAGGACGGCTGCAGAAATGACGTTTTTCGG GCCAGCAGACCAAAAACACCCTTGCTAGATTTCTTTTTCCCTCCTCGTGAACTGAAGGTTTTTATT CCCAACAGGTCTTCCTCTGAAAGCTCCTGCTCCAGGCCGGGTTCGTGCACTCCAGGAAGTCCAGGTCGAACCATCTGC GCCAAAGTAGACAATGAGGTCATTGATTACAGAGACTTAGCAGCAATTCCCAGAGTCAAGGCTATATTTGATATAGAGCATCCTGATATGATATCTTATAAGTCAGTGAACAACAGATCCGATACTTTCGACAAAAAGGAAACGAAACAGGACAGACAAAGCCCTGCAGAG TCTCGGGAAAGCATCTCTAAAACAGCAGAG GAGCGCTTTGAAGCGAGAACAGGGAAAGGGAATGGATCTTTTGGAGGTCAGACGCCCCACTTTCACCACAGCTACACTCCCACTCTTTCCAGATCACCACAGCACTTCCACCGACCAG TGCTTTCTCCTCCTTTACTCCGGGGACAAAACTCCCCAACTCCTCCTTTAGGTCACCACTTTCCCTCTAAAACTACAG cagATGAAGGCTTCGATATGTACAAAAGACCTCCAATTTATAAGCAACAAG ATCCAAGTCCATCTGTTTCTCAAACAAACTCCTTGCCAAGATACAGTCACAACTTCCTAAGTCTG CCTCAATCAGCTGATTTCTTCAGCCGCAACACTGAAATATTCA GCTTCAAG CTTCCCCATGATGAATTGATTCCATTAACACAAATGGAGAGAGGAATGTCTATGCCTAATTTGATGGATCCAAAA GTGTACCCTTATGAAATGCTCACTGTTGCAAATCGAGGGAGAGTAAAGCTTCCCAAAGATGTTGACAGGACAAGACTCGAG CTTCATCTCTCTCCAGATTCCTTCTTTGAAATCTTTGGAATGAACATCCAGGAATTTGACAGGCTTCCGCTTTGGAAACGAAATGACatgaaaaagaaagcaaacCTCTTCTGA
- the LOC101162790 gene encoding actin-binding LIM protein 1 isoform X7 has translation MNRPSLLNLNNLGKICGSSQSNDMVVLDRVKRKNSVRRMSIIEDGELAEVLYLIPKQSMMEQLPFINPEDYILCEKLAGIPAELSVLHIQDGSQPRPMAEKQGVHCLRCRGSCKGEVLRVQSSYFHIRCFTCKVCGCDLAQSGFFMKTGECLCPLDYQRLHGTLCNNCGEFVEGEMVTVLGKTYHPACFVCSICKQPFPAGDCVTFRGKDCLCQRCVEPVSPPNQITYPSYCAGCGRDIKNGQALLALGGQWHIGCFKCTTCRKGLSGEYISKDGAPYCERDYHSQFGVQCEACQKFITGKVLEAGDRNFHPSCARCSRCGDVFTEGEEMFLLGSTIWHPHCKDGCRNDVFRASRPKTPLLDFFFPPRELKVFIPNRSSSESSCSRPGSCTPGSPGRTICAKVDNEVIDYRDLAAIPRVKAIFDIEHPDMISYKSVNNRSDTFDKKETKQDRQSPAESRESISKTAEERFEARTGKGNGSFGGQTPHFHHSYTPTLSRSPQHFHRPDEGFDMYKRPPIYKQQDPSPSVSQTNSLPRYSHNFLSLPQSADFFSRNTEIFSFKLPHDELIPLTQMERGMSMPNLMDPKVYPYEMLTVANRGRVKLPKDVDRTRLELHLSPDSFFEIFGMNIQEFDRLPLWKRNDMKKKANLF, from the exons ATGAACAGGCCGTCTCTTCTGAACCTCAACAACTTGGGGAAGATCTGTGGATCCAGCCAAAGCAATGACATGGTGGTTTTGGACCGGGTGAAGAGGAAGAACTCTGTGAGACGCATGTCCATCATTGAAGATGGGGAGCTTGCGGAGGTTCTTTACCTGATTCCGAAGCAGTCCATGATGGAGCAGCTGCCCTTCATCAATCCAGAAGACTACATCCTGTGTGAAAAGCTGGCAGGAATTCCTGCAGAGCTGTCAG TTCTGCACATTCAGGATGGCAGTCAGCCCCGTCCCATGGCAGAAAAACAGGGTGTCCACTGTCTCAGATGCAGGGGTTCatgcaaaggagaagtgctgaGAGTCCAGAGCAGCTACTTCCACATCAGGTGTTTCACATGCAAAG TGTGTGGCTGTGACTTGGCCCAAAGTGGCTTCTTCATGAAGACCGGGGAGTGCCTCTGCCCTCTGGACTACCAGCGGCTTCATGGCACGCTGTGCAATAACTGCGGAGAATTTGTGGAGGGCGAGATGGTCACTGTCTTAGGAAAAACCTATCACCCAGCATGctttgtgtgcagcatttgcaa GCAGCCTTTTCCAGCCGGAGACTGCGTCACCTTCAGGGGAAAAGACTGCCTCTGTCAGCGCTGCGTTGAACCTGTATCTCCTCCAAATCAAATCACCTACCCCAGCT ACTGTGCAGGCTGTGGCAGAGACATCAAGAATGGCCAGGCTCTGTTAGCTCTGGGGGGTCAATGGCATATTGGCTGCTTCAAGTGTACAACCTGCAGGAAGGGACTGAGTGGGGAATACATCAGCAA AGATGGTGCTCCATACTGCGAGAGAGACTACCACTCTCAGTTTGGGGTGCAGTGTGAAGCATGCCAGAAGTTCATaacaggaaaagtccttgaG GCCGGGGACAGAAACTTTCACCCCAGCTGTGCAAGATGCAGCCGATGTGGTGACGTTTTCACGGAGGGAGAAGAAATGTTTCTATTAG GATCAACTATTTGGCACCCGCATTGCAAGGACGGCTGCAGAAATGACGTTTTTCGG GCCAGCAGACCAAAAACACCCTTGCTAGATTTCTTTTTCCCTCCTCGTGAACTGAAGGTTTTTATT CCCAACAGGTCTTCCTCTGAAAGCTCCTGCTCCAGGCCGGGTTCGTGCACTCCAGGAAGTCCAGGTCGAACCATCTGC GCCAAAGTAGACAATGAGGTCATTGATTACAGAGACTTAGCAGCAATTCCCAGAGTCAAGGCTATATTTGATATAGAGCATCCTGATATGATATCTTATAAGTCAGTGAACAACAGATCCGATACTTTCGACAAAAAGGAAACGAAACAGGACAGACAAAGCCCTGCAGAG TCTCGGGAAAGCATCTCTAAAACAGCAGAG GAGCGCTTTGAAGCGAGAACAGGGAAAGGGAATGGATCTTTTGGAGGTCAGACGCCCCACTTTCACCACAGCTACACTCCCACTCTTTCCAGATCACCACAGCACTTCCACCGACCAG ATGAAGGCTTCGATATGTACAAAAGACCTCCAATTTATAAGCAACAAG ATCCAAGTCCATCTGTTTCTCAAACAAACTCCTTGCCAAGATACAGTCACAACTTCCTAAGTCTG CCTCAATCAGCTGATTTCTTCAGCCGCAACACTGAAATATTCA GCTTCAAG CTTCCCCATGATGAATTGATTCCATTAACACAAATGGAGAGAGGAATGTCTATGCCTAATTTGATGGATCCAAAA GTGTACCCTTATGAAATGCTCACTGTTGCAAATCGAGGGAGAGTAAAGCTTCCCAAAGATGTTGACAGGACAAGACTCGAG CTTCATCTCTCTCCAGATTCCTTCTTTGAAATCTTTGGAATGAACATCCAGGAATTTGACAGGCTTCCGCTTTGGAAACGAAATGACatgaaaaagaaagcaaacCTCTTCTGA